A genome region from Anopheles stephensi strain Indian chromosome 2, UCI_ANSTEP_V1.0, whole genome shotgun sequence includes the following:
- the LOC118504844 gene encoding SH3 domain-binding protein 5 homolog isoform X1, with product MAYWRVNNSVHVWHYYFSYYSEHIDLRQIELENLNTATDDINKLEIELEEANSTFRILMNESTRRLKLSSKKLGSCIEKARPYYEALEKAKVAQLECQAATLKYQRANEIHAAAKETVALAEQRFMSNSHEWQFDNAWQEMLNHATIKVMDAEKQKAESGAEHQKKAKVFEEAEKKVQQLEERYRRSIQKSRPYFDEKQLCQEQLEAQKGRIQQLEQQIQAAKSAYSTALRNLEKISEEIHEQRGDLSQAAPSGPREPGVGAELANILPTTTSNASCKERFPYSSTMPDISSELDKCEIRSVGSASVATSSAVSEKDPSEEDDYSGLTLHEDEPPAVHDDDLHLELLRQKVRTLAVRPVEGGDGQQQEQDVWEHELNATVDKLDHLMMLRECSRSSTLSGSGAAGGSTVAENGATFCSLPSTPKHQQQQHHHHHHQKHYHHLHPQQPSMGRGVSLSPVDSPAHDQHTIKMFKKLDPLPLANVSMYALPTYLSAATNGANGGNSLLTPISATSPGDVMCDHQTEPGLATKHKRKMSM from the exons GAAGCCAACTCCACGTTTCGGATACTGATGAACGAATCGACCCGCCGGCTGAAGCTGTCGTCGAAAAAGCTCGGCAGCTGCATCGAGAAAGCCCGCCCGTACTATGAGGCGCTCGAGAAGGCGAAGGTGGCCCAGCTGGAATGTCAGGCGGCGACGCTAAAGTATCAGCGAGCGAACGAGATCCATGCGGCCGCCAAGGAGACGGTGGCGCTGGCCGAGCAGCGCTTCATGAGCAACTCGCACGAGTGGCAGTTCGATAATGCCTGGCAGGAAATGTTAAACCACGCTACGATTAAG GTTATGGATGCAGAGAAACAAAAGGCTGAAAGTGGTGCTGAACATCAGAAGAAGGCGAAGGTGTTTGAGGAGGCAGAAAAGAAA GTACAACAACTAGAGGAACGCTACCGGAGAAGTATACAAAAGTCGCGCCCATACTTCGACGAGAAGCAACTCTGCCAGGAACAGCTGGAAGCGCAAAAGGGCCGCATACAGCAGCTCGAACAGCAGATCCAGGCGGCCAAGAGCGCTTACAGTACGGCGCTACGCAACCTGGAAAAGATCAGCGAAGAAATCCACGAACAGCGGGGTGATCTGAGCCAGGCCGCACCATCCGGCCCCCGGGAACCGGGCGTTGGTGCCGAACTGGCCAACATTCTGCCCACCACAACGAGCAACGCGTCGTGCAAGGAACGGTTCCCGTACAGCAGCACAATGCCGGACATATCGAGCGAGCTGGACAAGTGTGAGATCCGGTCGGTGGGCAGCGCGTCCGTAGCAACCAGTTCGGCCGTAAGCGAAAAGGATCCGTCCGAGGAGGACGACTATTCCGGCCTGACGCTGCACGAAGACGAACCGCCGGCGGTGCACGATGACGATCTGCACCTGGAGCTGTTGCGGCAGAAGGTTCGCACGTTGGCGGTGCGTCCGGTGGAGGGTGGCGAtggtcagcagcaggagcaggacGTGTGGGAACACGAGCTAAATGCAACGGTCGACAAGCTGGACCATCTGATGATGTTGCGCGAGTGTTCGCGTAGCAGTACGTTGAGTGGATCGGGTGCCGCCGGTGGTTCTACGGTTGCTGAGAATGGTGCTACGTTCTGTAGCCTTCCCAGTACGCCgaaacaccagcaacagcagcaccaccatcaccaccatcagaaGCATTATCATCACCTGCACCCGCAGCAACCGTCGATGGGCCGTGGTGTATCGCTTTCGCCGGTGGATTCCCCAGCCCACGATCAGCACACGATCAAAATGTTCAAAAAGCTCGATCCCCTACCGTTGGCCAACGTTTCAATGTACGCGCTTCCAACGTACCTTAGTGCGGCGACCAATGGTGCGAATGGCGGGAACAGTTTGCTCACGCCAATCTCTGCCACCTCGCCGGGTGACGTGATGTGCGATCACCAGACCGAACCCGGGCTGGCCACGAAGCATAAGCGAAAGATGTCCATGTAA
- the LOC118504844 gene encoding SH3 domain-binding protein 5 homolog isoform X2, with the protein MPTSNKEMEETEDNTELDPRIQIELENLNTATDDINKLEIELEEANSTFRILMNESTRRLKLSSKKLGSCIEKARPYYEALEKAKVAQLECQAATLKYQRANEIHAAAKETVALAEQRFMSNSHEWQFDNAWQEMLNHATIKVMDAEKQKAESGAEHQKKAKVFEEAEKKVQQLEERYRRSIQKSRPYFDEKQLCQEQLEAQKGRIQQLEQQIQAAKSAYSTALRNLEKISEEIHEQRGDLSQAAPSGPREPGVGAELANILPTTTSNASCKERFPYSSTMPDISSELDKCEIRSVGSASVATSSAVSEKDPSEEDDYSGLTLHEDEPPAVHDDDLHLELLRQKVRTLAVRPVEGGDGQQQEQDVWEHELNATVDKLDHLMMLRECSRSSTLSGSGAAGGSTVAENGATFCSLPSTPKHQQQQHHHHHHQKHYHHLHPQQPSMGRGVSLSPVDSPAHDQHTIKMFKKLDPLPLANVSMYALPTYLSAATNGANGGNSLLTPISATSPGDVMCDHQTEPGLATKHKRKMSM; encoded by the exons GAAGCCAACTCCACGTTTCGGATACTGATGAACGAATCGACCCGCCGGCTGAAGCTGTCGTCGAAAAAGCTCGGCAGCTGCATCGAGAAAGCCCGCCCGTACTATGAGGCGCTCGAGAAGGCGAAGGTGGCCCAGCTGGAATGTCAGGCGGCGACGCTAAAGTATCAGCGAGCGAACGAGATCCATGCGGCCGCCAAGGAGACGGTGGCGCTGGCCGAGCAGCGCTTCATGAGCAACTCGCACGAGTGGCAGTTCGATAATGCCTGGCAGGAAATGTTAAACCACGCTACGATTAAG GTTATGGATGCAGAGAAACAAAAGGCTGAAAGTGGTGCTGAACATCAGAAGAAGGCGAAGGTGTTTGAGGAGGCAGAAAAGAAA GTACAACAACTAGAGGAACGCTACCGGAGAAGTATACAAAAGTCGCGCCCATACTTCGACGAGAAGCAACTCTGCCAGGAACAGCTGGAAGCGCAAAAGGGCCGCATACAGCAGCTCGAACAGCAGATCCAGGCGGCCAAGAGCGCTTACAGTACGGCGCTACGCAACCTGGAAAAGATCAGCGAAGAAATCCACGAACAGCGGGGTGATCTGAGCCAGGCCGCACCATCCGGCCCCCGGGAACCGGGCGTTGGTGCCGAACTGGCCAACATTCTGCCCACCACAACGAGCAACGCGTCGTGCAAGGAACGGTTCCCGTACAGCAGCACAATGCCGGACATATCGAGCGAGCTGGACAAGTGTGAGATCCGGTCGGTGGGCAGCGCGTCCGTAGCAACCAGTTCGGCCGTAAGCGAAAAGGATCCGTCCGAGGAGGACGACTATTCCGGCCTGACGCTGCACGAAGACGAACCGCCGGCGGTGCACGATGACGATCTGCACCTGGAGCTGTTGCGGCAGAAGGTTCGCACGTTGGCGGTGCGTCCGGTGGAGGGTGGCGAtggtcagcagcaggagcaggacGTGTGGGAACACGAGCTAAATGCAACGGTCGACAAGCTGGACCATCTGATGATGTTGCGCGAGTGTTCGCGTAGCAGTACGTTGAGTGGATCGGGTGCCGCCGGTGGTTCTACGGTTGCTGAGAATGGTGCTACGTTCTGTAGCCTTCCCAGTACGCCgaaacaccagcaacagcagcaccaccatcaccaccatcagaaGCATTATCATCACCTGCACCCGCAGCAACCGTCGATGGGCCGTGGTGTATCGCTTTCGCCGGTGGATTCCCCAGCCCACGATCAGCACACGATCAAAATGTTCAAAAAGCTCGATCCCCTACCGTTGGCCAACGTTTCAATGTACGCGCTTCCAACGTACCTTAGTGCGGCGACCAATGGTGCGAATGGCGGGAACAGTTTGCTCACGCCAATCTCTGCCACCTCGCCGGGTGACGTGATGTGCGATCACCAGACCGAACCCGGGCTGGCCACGAAGCATAAGCGAAAGATGTCCATGTAA
- the LOC118504844 gene encoding SH3 domain-binding protein 5 homolog isoform X3, whose amino-acid sequence MSAIFGDPYLVIELENLNTATDDINKLEIELEEANSTFRILMNESTRRLKLSSKKLGSCIEKARPYYEALEKAKVAQLECQAATLKYQRANEIHAAAKETVALAEQRFMSNSHEWQFDNAWQEMLNHATIKVMDAEKQKAESGAEHQKKAKVFEEAEKKVQQLEERYRRSIQKSRPYFDEKQLCQEQLEAQKGRIQQLEQQIQAAKSAYSTALRNLEKISEEIHEQRGDLSQAAPSGPREPGVGAELANILPTTTSNASCKERFPYSSTMPDISSELDKCEIRSVGSASVATSSAVSEKDPSEEDDYSGLTLHEDEPPAVHDDDLHLELLRQKVRTLAVRPVEGGDGQQQEQDVWEHELNATVDKLDHLMMLRECSRSSTLSGSGAAGGSTVAENGATFCSLPSTPKHQQQQHHHHHHQKHYHHLHPQQPSMGRGVSLSPVDSPAHDQHTIKMFKKLDPLPLANVSMYALPTYLSAATNGANGGNSLLTPISATSPGDVMCDHQTEPGLATKHKRKMSM is encoded by the exons GAAGCCAACTCCACGTTTCGGATACTGATGAACGAATCGACCCGCCGGCTGAAGCTGTCGTCGAAAAAGCTCGGCAGCTGCATCGAGAAAGCCCGCCCGTACTATGAGGCGCTCGAGAAGGCGAAGGTGGCCCAGCTGGAATGTCAGGCGGCGACGCTAAAGTATCAGCGAGCGAACGAGATCCATGCGGCCGCCAAGGAGACGGTGGCGCTGGCCGAGCAGCGCTTCATGAGCAACTCGCACGAGTGGCAGTTCGATAATGCCTGGCAGGAAATGTTAAACCACGCTACGATTAAG GTTATGGATGCAGAGAAACAAAAGGCTGAAAGTGGTGCTGAACATCAGAAGAAGGCGAAGGTGTTTGAGGAGGCAGAAAAGAAA GTACAACAACTAGAGGAACGCTACCGGAGAAGTATACAAAAGTCGCGCCCATACTTCGACGAGAAGCAACTCTGCCAGGAACAGCTGGAAGCGCAAAAGGGCCGCATACAGCAGCTCGAACAGCAGATCCAGGCGGCCAAGAGCGCTTACAGTACGGCGCTACGCAACCTGGAAAAGATCAGCGAAGAAATCCACGAACAGCGGGGTGATCTGAGCCAGGCCGCACCATCCGGCCCCCGGGAACCGGGCGTTGGTGCCGAACTGGCCAACATTCTGCCCACCACAACGAGCAACGCGTCGTGCAAGGAACGGTTCCCGTACAGCAGCACAATGCCGGACATATCGAGCGAGCTGGACAAGTGTGAGATCCGGTCGGTGGGCAGCGCGTCCGTAGCAACCAGTTCGGCCGTAAGCGAAAAGGATCCGTCCGAGGAGGACGACTATTCCGGCCTGACGCTGCACGAAGACGAACCGCCGGCGGTGCACGATGACGATCTGCACCTGGAGCTGTTGCGGCAGAAGGTTCGCACGTTGGCGGTGCGTCCGGTGGAGGGTGGCGAtggtcagcagcaggagcaggacGTGTGGGAACACGAGCTAAATGCAACGGTCGACAAGCTGGACCATCTGATGATGTTGCGCGAGTGTTCGCGTAGCAGTACGTTGAGTGGATCGGGTGCCGCCGGTGGTTCTACGGTTGCTGAGAATGGTGCTACGTTCTGTAGCCTTCCCAGTACGCCgaaacaccagcaacagcagcaccaccatcaccaccatcagaaGCATTATCATCACCTGCACCCGCAGCAACCGTCGATGGGCCGTGGTGTATCGCTTTCGCCGGTGGATTCCCCAGCCCACGATCAGCACACGATCAAAATGTTCAAAAAGCTCGATCCCCTACCGTTGGCCAACGTTTCAATGTACGCGCTTCCAACGTACCTTAGTGCGGCGACCAATGGTGCGAATGGCGGGAACAGTTTGCTCACGCCAATCTCTGCCACCTCGCCGGGTGACGTGATGTGCGATCACCAGACCGAACCCGGGCTGGCCACGAAGCATAAGCGAAAGATGTCCATGTAA